A section of the Corynebacterium auris genome encodes:
- the pgsA gene encoding phosphatidylinositol phosphate synthase yields MLSVYGRKPASVVVEPVAKAFLRIGLTPNLTTVIGTAAAVAASVVLIPLGHLVPAALLCIFFAAFDMVDGTMARLSGGGTAYGATLDASCDRITDGALFGAIVMWMVYVDDATPLNVAVALVVLVLSQVISYVKARGEAGGLSIVGGLIERAERLIIAVVGLVLEGVGVPFALEVALWILLVGSAVTVVQRLRLAANDEHAAEPIAAPAGS; encoded by the coding sequence ATGCTTAGCGTCTACGGCAGAAAGCCCGCCTCCGTGGTCGTCGAACCGGTGGCGAAGGCCTTTTTGCGCATCGGGCTGACGCCGAACCTGACTACCGTCATCGGCACTGCCGCGGCGGTGGCGGCCTCGGTGGTGCTTATTCCGCTTGGCCACCTCGTGCCGGCGGCCCTTTTGTGCATTTTCTTCGCGGCGTTCGACATGGTGGACGGGACCATGGCGCGGTTGAGCGGAGGGGGCACGGCCTACGGCGCCACCCTGGACGCCAGCTGCGACCGCATCACGGATGGGGCGCTGTTCGGCGCGATCGTTATGTGGATGGTCTACGTCGACGACGCAACGCCGCTCAATGTCGCCGTCGCGCTTGTGGTCCTCGTTCTTTCGCAGGTGATCAGCTACGTCAAAGCCCGCGGCGAGGCGGGGGGGCTGAGCATTGTGGGCGGTTTGATCGAACGCGCCGAAAGGCTCATCATCGCGGTGGTCGGCCTTGTCCTGGAAGGCGTCGGTGTGCCCTTCGCGCTCGAGGTCGCGCTGTGGATTCTCCTAGTAGGCTCGGCGGTTACCGTCGTCCAGCGGCTTCGCCTCGCGGCGAACGACGAGCACGCGGCGGAGCCGATCGCCGCACCGGCGGGATCGTAG
- a CDS encoding HIT family protein encodes MQPAEDNGHYVDSGVGEPDRLERLWAPYRQSYITSTPGEGVDKPADPFLEAPRGSDEDGLIIARGESVYALLNLFPYNSGHLMVVPYRKVAQLEELTEQETAELMVFAKRAVKTLKRVSRPEAINVGLNLGKASGGSVGDHLHLHVVPRWAGDSNFMTVIGGTKVLPQLLKETRSLLAEGWERVVDEEGNGVPGNA; translated from the coding sequence TTGCAGCCCGCCGAGGATAACGGACATTACGTCGACAGCGGAGTGGGGGAGCCGGACCGCCTCGAGCGGCTTTGGGCTCCGTACCGGCAGAGCTATATCACCTCGACGCCGGGGGAGGGCGTCGATAAGCCTGCCGATCCCTTTCTCGAGGCCCCCCGGGGAAGCGACGAGGACGGGCTGATTATCGCCCGCGGCGAAAGCGTCTACGCGCTGCTGAACCTGTTTCCCTACAACTCCGGCCACCTGATGGTCGTGCCGTACCGGAAGGTGGCGCAGCTTGAGGAGCTGACAGAGCAGGAGACCGCGGAGCTGATGGTCTTTGCCAAGCGGGCGGTGAAGACCCTGAAGCGGGTGTCGCGGCCGGAGGCGATCAACGTCGGCCTCAACTTGGGTAAGGCCTCTGGCGGGTCGGTGGGCGACCACCTGCACCTCCACGTGGTGCCGCGCTGGGCGGGGGACTCGAACTTCATGACGGTCATCGGTGGTACCAAGGTGCTGCCGCAGCTGCTCAAGGAGACCCGGTCGCTGCTGGCCGAGGGGTGGGAGCGAGTCGTCGACGAAGAAGGGAACGGGGTGCCGGGCAATGCTTAG
- the thrS gene encoding threonine--tRNA ligase, which produces MASEAAVAPVVQYEPFEVPAGTAVGAAMRELDLPNKGPDAVVAVQDAEGTLRDLAHVPDAAGTFLPVAASSELGRSVIRHSCAHVLAQAVQAEFPGTKLGIGPAINDGFYYDFDVAEPFTPEDLKALEKRMKKIIKQGQKFVRGVYASQEEAAHALATEPYKLELVEDKGNVDPNSDEATEVGAGELTHYDNVNPRTGEVEWSDLCRGPHVPTTRYIPAFALTRSSAAYWRGDQNNAGLQRIYGTAWESAEKLDEYMTMIAEAEKRDHRRLGNELDLFSFPDEIGSGLPVFHPNGATVRMAMEEHSRARHIEAGYSFVTTPHVTKGELFEKSGHLDWYAEGMFPAMKLDGEVDEDGNVTKQAVDYYVKPMNCPMHNLIFDSRGRSYRELPLRLFEFGTVYRYEKSGVVHGLTRARGFTQDDAHIYCTEDQLEDELTRVLEFVISLLQDYGLDDFYLELSTKDPEKYIGDDEVWQRSTDILQSVAERSGLELVPDPAGAAFYGPKISVQARDAIGRTWQMSTVQLDFNLPERFDLEYTAPDGTKKRPVMIHRALFGSIERFFGVLLEHYAGAFPAWLAPHQVVGIPVADDFAPHLEQVCAQLRARGLRAEVDQSDDRMQKKIRTHTTGKIPFMLLAGARDVEAGAVSFRFLDGSQVNGVPVAEAIELIDAWVREKVNDQPSEESLAARRG; this is translated from the coding sequence ATGGCCAGCGAGGCAGCCGTAGCACCCGTAGTACAGTACGAGCCCTTCGAGGTCCCCGCGGGTACAGCCGTCGGGGCGGCGATGCGCGAACTGGATCTGCCGAACAAGGGCCCAGACGCCGTCGTCGCTGTCCAGGACGCCGAGGGAACGCTGCGGGACCTCGCCCACGTGCCGGACGCGGCAGGCACATTCCTGCCGGTCGCGGCCTCGTCCGAGCTGGGCCGCTCCGTGATCCGCCACTCCTGCGCCCACGTTTTGGCCCAGGCGGTGCAGGCGGAGTTTCCCGGTACGAAGCTCGGCATCGGCCCGGCCATCAACGATGGCTTCTACTACGACTTCGACGTGGCAGAGCCCTTCACCCCGGAGGACCTGAAGGCCCTGGAAAAACGGATGAAGAAGATCATCAAGCAGGGTCAGAAGTTCGTGCGCGGCGTGTACGCCTCCCAGGAGGAGGCCGCACACGCGCTCGCCACTGAGCCCTACAAGCTCGAGCTCGTGGAGGACAAGGGCAACGTTGACCCGAACTCGGACGAGGCGACGGAGGTCGGGGCCGGGGAGCTGACGCACTACGACAACGTCAACCCGCGCACCGGCGAGGTGGAGTGGAGCGATTTGTGCCGCGGCCCGCACGTGCCCACCACCAGGTACATCCCTGCCTTCGCGCTGACGCGGTCCTCGGCGGCGTACTGGCGCGGCGATCAGAACAATGCCGGCCTGCAGCGCATCTACGGCACCGCGTGGGAGTCTGCGGAGAAGCTCGACGAGTACATGACCATGATCGCGGAGGCGGAAAAGCGCGATCACCGGCGCCTGGGCAACGAGCTGGACCTGTTTTCCTTCCCGGACGAGATTGGTTCGGGCCTGCCCGTGTTCCACCCGAACGGCGCAACGGTGCGCATGGCCATGGAGGAGCACTCGCGTGCCCGCCACATCGAGGCCGGCTACTCCTTCGTGACCACCCCCCACGTGACCAAGGGCGAGCTGTTTGAGAAGTCGGGTCACCTCGACTGGTACGCCGAGGGCATGTTCCCCGCGATGAAGCTCGACGGAGAGGTGGACGAGGACGGCAACGTGACCAAGCAGGCCGTCGACTACTACGTCAAGCCGATGAACTGCCCCATGCACAACCTCATCTTCGACTCCCGCGGCCGCTCCTACCGCGAGCTGCCGCTGCGCCTGTTCGAGTTCGGCACCGTCTACCGCTACGAAAAGTCCGGCGTCGTCCACGGCCTTACCCGCGCCCGCGGCTTCACGCAGGACGACGCCCACATTTACTGCACCGAGGACCAGCTGGAAGATGAGCTGACCCGCGTGCTCGAGTTCGTGATCTCGCTGCTGCAGGACTACGGCCTCGACGACTTCTACCTCGAGCTCTCCACCAAGGACCCGGAGAAGTACATCGGCGACGACGAGGTCTGGCAGCGTTCGACGGACATCCTGCAAAGCGTGGCGGAAAGGTCCGGCCTCGAGCTGGTGCCCGACCCGGCCGGCGCGGCCTTCTACGGCCCGAAGATCTCGGTGCAGGCGCGCGACGCGATCGGGCGGACCTGGCAGATGTCCACCGTGCAGCTCGACTTCAACCTGCCCGAGCGCTTCGACCTGGAATACACGGCGCCCGACGGCACGAAGAAGCGCCCCGTCATGATCCACCGCGCGCTCTTTGGCTCCATCGAGCGCTTCTTCGGTGTGCTCCTCGAGCACTACGCGGGCGCCTTCCCGGCGTGGCTGGCCCCGCACCAGGTGGTGGGCATCCCGGTCGCGGACGATTTTGCCCCGCACCTGGAGCAGGTGTGCGCGCAGTTGCGGGCGCGCGGCCTGCGCGCCGAAGTGGACCAGTCGGACGACCGCATGCAGAAGAAGATCCGCACGCACACCACCGGCAAGATTCCGTTCATGCTCCTCGCCGGTGCGCGCGACGTCGAAGCCGGGGCCGTGAGCTTCCGCTTCCTAGACGGATCCCAGGTCAACGGGGTCCCCGTCGCGGAGGCCATCGAGCTTATCGACGCCTGGGTGCGCGAGAAGGTCAACGACCAGCCAAGTGAGGAAAGCCTTGCAGCCCGCCGAGGATAA
- a CDS encoding Dyp-type peroxidase — MRKFGASPVSRRRFLAGSAAVAATGPLAGCARDAAGAPSNSEDNDEPLTGALVPFDGEHQAGIATPTQACINLVGFNLKPAVDAKGAVRLMRLWTEDARALCSGRAPLGSLEPEMNEWPANLTITAGFGERLFDIAAPGAKPAWLHDLPALTRDTLRPEWGQTDLVLQICADDPVMAAWALRHMTRAGMDYVDTAWVQQGFMNAYGAIPKGQTPRNLFGQVDGTVNPREESEFAEQVWIDGPTGFTGSTAMVVRRIAMNLDTWEELDRTSREVAVGRSLDDGSPLTGGGEFAAPDMDARDEYGLPVIDKNSHMARAMAPADHPEQRFKRRPYNYNLPPEPGSGQLSNAGLIFTTFQKDPDVQFTPVLERLDESDRLNTWTTHIGSAVYWVPPGTQEGAQPGSGRDSFWGETVLLGAAG; from the coding sequence ATGCGTAAGTTCGGGGCGTCGCCAGTATCGCGGCGCCGCTTCCTCGCGGGCAGCGCGGCGGTGGCGGCTACCGGGCCCCTCGCTGGCTGCGCGCGCGACGCGGCCGGTGCCCCCAGTAATTCGGAGGACAACGACGAGCCGCTCACTGGCGCGCTGGTCCCCTTCGACGGGGAGCACCAGGCGGGGATTGCGACGCCGACGCAGGCCTGCATTAACCTCGTCGGGTTTAACCTCAAGCCGGCCGTGGACGCGAAGGGCGCTGTCAGGCTCATGCGGCTGTGGACGGAGGACGCGCGGGCGCTGTGCTCGGGGCGTGCACCGCTGGGCAGCCTCGAGCCCGAGATGAACGAGTGGCCCGCCAACCTGACCATCACCGCCGGGTTCGGCGAGCGTCTGTTCGATATTGCCGCGCCGGGGGCGAAGCCCGCGTGGCTGCACGACTTGCCCGCTCTGACGCGCGACACGCTGCGGCCCGAGTGGGGGCAGACGGACCTGGTGCTGCAGATCTGTGCGGATGATCCGGTCATGGCGGCCTGGGCTTTGCGCCACATGACGCGCGCAGGCATGGATTACGTCGACACCGCCTGGGTGCAGCAGGGGTTTATGAACGCCTACGGTGCGATCCCGAAGGGGCAGACGCCGCGCAACCTGTTCGGCCAAGTCGACGGCACGGTCAACCCGCGGGAAGAGAGCGAATTCGCGGAGCAGGTCTGGATCGACGGCCCTACCGGGTTTACTGGCAGTACGGCCATGGTGGTGCGGCGCATCGCCATGAACCTCGACACGTGGGAGGAGCTCGATCGCACATCGCGCGAGGTCGCGGTGGGTAGGTCGCTTGACGACGGCTCACCGCTGACCGGCGGAGGCGAGTTCGCCGCGCCCGACATGGACGCCCGCGACGAATACGGGCTGCCCGTGATCGACAAGAACTCGCACATGGCCCGCGCCATGGCCCCCGCGGACCACCCAGAGCAGCGCTTCAAGCGCCGCCCGTACAACTACAACCTCCCGCCCGAGCCTGGCTCGGGCCAGCTGTCCAACGCGGGGCTGATCTTCACCACCTTCCAGAAGGACCCGGACGTGCAGTTCACCCCCGTGCTGGAGCGCCTCGACGAATCGGACCGGTTGAACACGTGGACCACCCACATCGGTTCCGCCGTCTACTGGGTGCCCCCCGGGACGCAGGAAGGGGCGCAGCCCGGCAGTGGGCGCGACTCGTTCTGGGGCGAGACTGTTCTGCTGGGCGCCGCCGGGTAG
- a CDS encoding copper chaperone PCu(A)C — protein sequence MNKRIAAGFAAIVAATTLAACSNEEEGAEDNATSPAAATPTESTAEETTEETTAEQAPAAATVGTGDIQLENGTVRAKTEPDATMTSVFGILHNTTDEDITITGFTTSLGEAHYELHETVDGVMRPVEGGFVVPANGAFELAPGGEHLMIMDYEPEIPAGETVDITLETADGNTIELPGVAVRTLIPGYEDYDDHAGHDHAGHDHAGH from the coding sequence ATGAACAAGCGCATCGCAGCGGGTTTCGCCGCCATCGTTGCCGCCACGACCCTGGCCGCCTGCTCCAACGAAGAAGAGGGGGCCGAGGACAACGCAACCTCCCCCGCGGCCGCAACGCCGACGGAGAGCACCGCGGAGGAAACCACGGAAGAGACCACTGCCGAACAAGCCCCGGCTGCGGCTACGGTGGGCACGGGCGACATCCAGCTGGAAAACGGTACGGTGCGCGCGAAGACCGAGCCGGATGCGACGATGACCAGTGTCTTCGGCATCCTGCACAACACCACCGACGAGGACATCACCATCACGGGCTTCACCACCTCGCTCGGGGAGGCGCACTACGAACTCCACGAGACGGTCGACGGAGTCATGCGTCCGGTTGAGGGTGGCTTCGTCGTCCCCGCCAACGGGGCCTTTGAGCTCGCTCCTGGCGGCGAGCACCTGATGATCATGGACTATGAGCCGGAAATCCCGGCCGGCGAGACCGTCGACATCACGTTGGAGACCGCCGACGGGAACACGATCGAGCTGCCGGGCGTCGCTGTGCGTACCCTCATCCCGGGCTACGAGGACTACGACGATCACGCCGGCCACGATCACGCCGGCCACGATCACGCCGGCCACTAG
- a CDS encoding copper resistance CopC family protein yields MNRVPSRTASARRMAVASVVAAGALAAPLAPWAAAHDSVVGGSPADGDVVSEFPDELTLTFSGQIQEGFNTLALSNADTEEVLHTGEPVLDGHNVTLELPDDLPEEPGNYKIGFQIISSDGHAAKGMTTFTYQPDATAAAAAAPAAEETEEEEAAGSRNMRLLVASLGVLAIAGAAIAVLAKRRKQQDSGDEFEG; encoded by the coding sequence ATGAACCGCGTCCCCTCCCGCACCGCGTCCGCGCGCCGCATGGCAGTGGCGAGTGTCGTGGCGGCAGGAGCACTAGCCGCGCCGCTTGCCCCGTGGGCGGCAGCCCACGACTCTGTGGTGGGCGGGTCGCCGGCCGACGGGGACGTTGTGAGTGAGTTCCCCGACGAACTCACGCTGACGTTTTCCGGGCAGATCCAGGAGGGCTTCAACACTCTCGCGCTGTCGAACGCTGACACCGAGGAGGTTCTCCACACCGGTGAACCCGTCCTCGATGGCCATAACGTCACCCTGGAGCTGCCCGATGACCTTCCGGAGGAGCCCGGAAACTACAAGATTGGTTTCCAGATCATCTCCTCGGACGGCCACGCGGCGAAGGGCATGACCACCTTCACCTACCAGCCGGACGCGACGGCGGCAGCCGCGGCCGCGCCGGCCGCGGAAGAAACGGAAGAGGAGGAGGCCGCCGGCTCGCGCAACATGCGCCTGCTGGTTGCGTCCCTGGGCGTTCTCGCAATCGCTGGAGCGGCAATCGCAGTTTTGGCCAAGCGGAGGAAGCAGCAGGACTCCGGCGATGAGTTTGAGGGCTGA
- a CDS encoding dihydrofolate reductase family protein, whose amino-acid sequence MDIASLIGPTLPADQPELRAVTATTLFGSFTRSGTSGALGNETDQALLLGVREWADCVLVGAGTIRAEGYGASATPTVVVSASLDLDTSSPLFEGTVAVATPSHSLLDASLAPRRDALRAVGARLLSTGSGSAPEIVEAARHLGYSRISCEGGPSLYSGLLAADLVDVLHLTIDPSLSAADGPAGLRFDSDSAAVRRFALEAAEVGPDSMLFCRYRRARP is encoded by the coding sequence ATGGACATCGCCTCACTCATCGGCCCGACTCTGCCCGCCGACCAACCGGAGCTTCGGGCAGTCACCGCCACCACCCTTTTCGGTTCCTTCACCCGAAGCGGCACCTCCGGGGCGCTCGGCAACGAGACTGACCAGGCGCTGCTTCTCGGCGTGCGCGAGTGGGCCGACTGCGTCCTCGTCGGCGCCGGCACCATCCGCGCCGAGGGGTACGGGGCATCCGCCACCCCGACCGTCGTTGTGAGCGCTTCGCTCGACCTCGACACGTCGAGCCCCCTGTTCGAGGGCACCGTCGCCGTCGCCACGCCCTCGCATTCGCTTCTCGACGCCTCCCTCGCGCCCCGGCGAGACGCCCTCCGCGCTGTCGGGGCCCGCCTTCTTTCCACCGGATCCGGCTCCGCCCCCGAAATCGTCGAGGCCGCGCGCCACCTGGGCTACTCGCGGATCTCCTGCGAGGGAGGGCCCTCCCTTTACTCCGGCCTTCTCGCGGCCGATCTCGTGGACGTACTGCACCTCACCATCGATCCCTCGCTTAGCGCGGCGGACGGACCGGCGGGGCTGCGCTTCGACAGTGACTCCGCCGCCGTGCGCCGCTTCGCCTTGGAGGCGGCCGAGGTGGGCCCGGATTCGATGCTGTTTTGCCGCTACCGCAGGGCGCGGCCCTGA
- a CDS encoding glycosyltransferase family 87 protein, giving the protein MTTSRLETIWTAPAPPPTAAPARRALIAGNAAAWPIAVLLVIHRLVVLAWAGSVTDDFTTVWAAARRFVERVPVYNEIYHHVDPHYLYSPGATLLLSPLGLSPSPDAVRPLFVLANAAAVVFALAWLTRMAGFRLTHPVFPVALALGFATESVTNTLVFANINGVLLLGLVAFLWALLTERQWAAGIVLGLCILIKPMFAPLLLLPALRIQWRALGAGIAVPLIFNAVAWPLTPGAGDYVDRLLPYLGQTRDYANSSLAGFAVYFGAPGWLHAILFILLAAAVVVAVVALSRFRWTAGWMWASTSAGVLIAGVCLLSSLGQAYYSMMLFPAIFTVLGRSSPLHAPATWVGIILCLSPLRWESPRFPDVGAWLGTFLPTAGWAIFILSVAAWAAAAAFVRETDTERAAHA; this is encoded by the coding sequence GTGACAACGAGCCGACTCGAGACAATCTGGACCGCCCCGGCCCCGCCTCCCACCGCAGCCCCGGCCCGGCGTGCCCTCATCGCCGGTAACGCCGCCGCGTGGCCCATCGCGGTGCTCCTGGTCATCCACCGCCTCGTCGTGCTGGCGTGGGCTGGGTCGGTCACAGACGACTTCACCACTGTGTGGGCCGCCGCCCGCCGCTTCGTCGAGCGCGTGCCCGTCTACAACGAGATCTACCATCACGTCGACCCGCACTACCTGTACAGCCCGGGAGCTACCCTCCTACTGTCGCCGCTGGGCCTATCTCCCAGCCCCGATGCGGTCCGGCCTCTGTTCGTGCTCGCCAACGCCGCGGCTGTCGTCTTCGCCCTCGCCTGGTTGACCCGCATGGCCGGCTTCCGGCTGACCCACCCCGTCTTCCCGGTGGCGCTCGCGCTCGGCTTTGCGACGGAATCCGTGACCAACACCCTCGTCTTCGCAAACATCAACGGCGTGCTTCTTCTGGGGCTGGTGGCATTCCTCTGGGCCCTTCTCACCGAAAGGCAGTGGGCCGCCGGCATCGTTCTCGGCCTGTGCATCTTGATCAAACCGATGTTCGCCCCGCTGCTCCTCCTGCCCGCGCTGCGCATTCAGTGGCGGGCGCTCGGCGCCGGAATCGCCGTGCCGCTGATATTTAACGCCGTGGCGTGGCCGCTCACCCCCGGGGCTGGCGACTACGTGGACCGTCTGCTGCCTTATCTGGGGCAGACGCGCGACTACGCCAACTCCTCGCTCGCCGGTTTCGCCGTCTACTTTGGCGCACCCGGATGGCTGCACGCGATTCTTTTTATTCTTCTCGCCGCCGCCGTCGTCGTCGCAGTTGTCGCCCTCTCCCGCTTCCGATGGACTGCGGGGTGGATGTGGGCGTCGACAAGCGCGGGTGTCCTTATCGCAGGTGTCTGCCTTTTGTCCTCGCTCGGGCAGGCGTACTACTCGATGATGCTGTTTCCTGCGATCTTCACCGTGCTGGGTCGGAGCAGCCCCCTCCATGCCCCGGCGACGTGGGTGGGAATTATCCTGTGCCTATCTCCGTTGCGCTGGGAGAGCCCGCGGTTCCCCGACGTGGGGGCCTGGCTGGGCACATTCCTACCCACAGCCGGGTGGGCAATCTTCATACTTTCCGTCGCGGCGTGGGCTGCAGCCGCAGCCTTCGTGCGCGAAACCGACACAGAAAGGGCGGCTCATGCTTGA
- the msrB gene encoding peptide-methionine (R)-S-oxide reductase MsrB — protein MLDPSNFKDYTDTQWREKLTPEEYHVLREAGTERPGIGEYTNTTTEGIYRCRACNAELFRSTEKFPSHCGWPTFFTPLAGDAVIEREDRSFGMVRTEVLCANCHSHLGHVFAGEGYDTPTDLRYCINSISLTLEEKPVED, from the coding sequence ATGCTTGACCCCTCGAACTTTAAGGACTACACCGACACGCAGTGGCGCGAAAAGCTCACGCCTGAGGAGTACCACGTCCTGCGCGAGGCCGGCACCGAGCGCCCCGGGATTGGTGAGTACACCAACACCACCACCGAGGGCATCTACCGCTGCCGCGCCTGCAACGCCGAACTGTTCCGTTCCACCGAGAAGTTCCCCTCGCACTGCGGCTGGCCGACGTTTTTCACCCCCCTCGCCGGCGACGCTGTCATCGAGCGCGAGGACCGCTCCTTCGGCATGGTGCGCACCGAGGTTCTGTGCGCGAACTGCCACTCCCACCTCGGCCACGTCTTCGCCGGGGAGGGCTACGACACCCCCACCGACCTGCGCTACTGCATCAACTCGATCTCCCTGACGCTGGAGGAGAAGCCGGTCGAGGACTAG
- the hemQ gene encoding hydrogen peroxide-dependent heme synthase: MAKDIDYDALNKVQRYTQWVTFRAIPGALGTDRSEITAQAQRFFAELEAAGDVTVRGIYDVTGTRPESDFMIWWHAENFEQIQKALADFRRETTLGQLVELGWIGNGLHRPAEFNKAHLPAFIMGEEPQEWITVYPFVRSYDWYILPPEDRRRILAEHGRAAADHGDVRANTVASFALGDYEWMLAFEAADLARIEDLMHKMRYTEARLHVREEVPFQTGRRVADISEVIAVLP; the protein is encoded by the coding sequence ATGGCTAAAGACATCGACTACGACGCACTGAACAAGGTGCAGCGCTACACCCAGTGGGTGACTTTCCGGGCGATCCCGGGGGCGCTCGGCACCGATCGCTCCGAGATCACCGCCCAGGCACAGCGCTTCTTTGCGGAGCTCGAAGCTGCCGGAGACGTTACCGTCCGCGGCATTTACGACGTCACGGGAACCCGCCCCGAGTCCGACTTCATGATCTGGTGGCACGCCGAGAACTTCGAGCAGATCCAGAAGGCGCTGGCGGACTTCCGCCGGGAAACCACCCTGGGGCAACTGGTCGAGCTCGGGTGGATCGGCAATGGCCTGCACCGGCCGGCGGAGTTCAACAAGGCCCACCTGCCAGCCTTCATTATGGGCGAGGAGCCCCAGGAGTGGATCACCGTCTACCCCTTCGTGCGCTCCTACGACTGGTACATCCTGCCCCCGGAGGATCGCCGCCGCATCCTTGCAGAGCACGGCCGCGCCGCCGCCGACCACGGAGACGTGCGCGCCAACACCGTCGCGTCCTTCGCCCTCGGCGATTACGAGTGGATGCTCGCCTTCGAAGCCGCCGACCTGGCGCGCATCGAGGACCTGATGCACAAGATGCGCTACACGGAGGCCCGCCTGCACGTCCGCGAAGAGGTGCCCTTCCAGACCGGCCGCCGGGTCGCCGACATCAGTGAGGTCATCGCGGTACTGCCGTAG
- a CDS encoding DUF3000 domain-containing protein, protein MTAAPGDSGPGQATPAEFTAAAESMHAAQLRPEITLGEIRPPQRPAPFSHAVGLEVDREANKAARTSVPTDSEGDAFGRLILLHSPGSEEAWEGSMRLVAYIQADMDDAVASDPLLPDVAWQWLTESLAEAGAGHTNLGGTVTSTASVRYGEIGGPPRAYQLEMRASWTAEGIDLTGHVEAFAAVLAHVAGLPPEDVTELKAR, encoded by the coding sequence CTGACCGCGGCCCCGGGGGATAGCGGCCCGGGCCAGGCCACCCCGGCGGAGTTCACTGCCGCCGCGGAATCGATGCACGCGGCGCAGCTGCGTCCCGAGATCACCCTCGGGGAGATCCGCCCGCCGCAGCGCCCGGCCCCGTTTAGCCACGCTGTCGGCCTCGAGGTCGACAGGGAGGCCAACAAGGCCGCCCGCACAAGTGTGCCCACGGATTCAGAGGGCGACGCCTTCGGGCGCCTCATTCTGCTGCACTCCCCCGGATCCGAGGAGGCTTGGGAGGGGTCGATGCGTTTGGTCGCCTACATCCAGGCCGACATGGACGATGCCGTGGCCTCCGACCCGCTTTTGCCGGACGTCGCGTGGCAATGGCTCACGGAGTCGCTTGCGGAGGCAGGCGCCGGGCACACGAACCTCGGCGGGACGGTAACGTCAACCGCGTCGGTGCGCTACGGGGAGATTGGGGGCCCGCCGCGCGCCTACCAGCTGGAGATGCGCGCCTCCTGGACCGCCGAGGGCATCGACCTCACCGGCCATGTCGAGGCCTTCGCCGCCGTGCTGGCCCACGTGGCGGGCTTGCCGCCAGAGGACGTCACCGAGCTCAAGGCACGTTAA
- a CDS encoding HRDC domain-containing protein, with protein sequence MPDYELVAEPHAYRRAASALSRGRGPFALDTERASAYRYDDRAFLVQVHRRDAGTFLIAPEGHRDAVRDIFAPVISGGDWILHAAGEDLPSLAALGLTPGSLFDTELAARIGGFSHPNLAAMVERFVGVSLEKGHGREDWSTVPLPRAWQDYAALDVIYLNELAEAQAVYLDDRGLLGYAEEEFADIVARPAPGPKTWRDAKGVSALRSRAELQVARALWQARDAHGRATDTAPGAVLPNRVLIELARTQPRSAAETARTRGFPRRRRGAAEAWSRVIGSALDQDPHTWPERAATAPGKTPGKRSWRELHPESWAALDAARAAVGDVAAELGMAPETLLQPAIMREVVWAATHNPGGNGTHEIAGELRGRGARSWQAHYTAAPIAAALRSAGF encoded by the coding sequence GTGCCCGACTACGAGCTTGTCGCCGAGCCGCATGCTTATCGACGCGCCGCCAGCGCCCTTTCCCGGGGACGCGGCCCATTCGCCCTCGACACGGAGCGCGCCTCGGCCTACCGCTACGACGACCGCGCCTTTTTGGTGCAGGTGCACCGCCGCGACGCGGGAACCTTCCTGATTGCCCCGGAGGGCCACCGCGACGCCGTCCGCGACATCTTCGCGCCCGTTATCAGCGGCGGCGACTGGATTCTCCACGCTGCGGGCGAAGATCTACCCAGCCTGGCCGCCCTTGGCCTGACACCCGGCTCCCTCTTCGACACCGAACTCGCCGCGCGTATCGGCGGTTTTTCCCACCCGAACCTGGCCGCGATGGTCGAACGTTTTGTGGGAGTGAGCTTGGAGAAGGGCCACGGCCGCGAGGACTGGTCGACGGTGCCGCTTCCACGTGCGTGGCAGGACTACGCGGCGCTTGACGTCATCTACCTCAACGAACTCGCCGAGGCCCAGGCGGTCTACCTCGACGATCGCGGCCTGCTCGGCTACGCCGAGGAGGAGTTCGCGGACATTGTCGCGCGCCCCGCGCCCGGCCCGAAGACGTGGCGGGACGCCAAAGGGGTCTCCGCCTTACGCAGCCGGGCCGAACTGCAGGTGGCTCGCGCCCTGTGGCAGGCGCGTGACGCGCACGGCCGCGCCACCGACACCGCCCCCGGCGCCGTGCTGCCAAATCGCGTGCTCATCGAGCTGGCGCGCACCCAGCCCCGCTCCGCCGCGGAGACCGCCCGCACCCGGGGCTTTCCCCGGCGCCGCCGCGGGGCCGCCGAGGCATGGTCGCGTGTCATCGGCTCCGCGCTTGATCAGGACCCGCACACGTGGCCAGAGCGGGCTGCCACGGCGCCGGGGAAAACGCCGGGGAAGCGATCGTGGCGGGAGCTCCACCCAGAGTCGTGGGCGGCGCTGGACGCGGCACGCGCGGCCGTGGGCGACGTCGCCGCCGAGCTCGGAATGGCCCCGGAAACGCTGTTGCAGCCAGCAATTATGCGCGAGGTCGTATGGGCCGCCACGCACAATCCCGGCGGCAACGGCACACACGAGATCGCTGGCGAGCTACGTGGCCGCGGGGCGCGCAGCTGGCAGGCGCACTACACCGCCGCCCCCATCGCCGCAGCACTGCGCTCCGCTGGCTTCTAG